In the genome of Halobacterium noricense, one region contains:
- a CDS encoding carbamate kinase, producing the protein MRTVVALGGNALAPGGEATIAAQRERIEATADELRALHDEGHGLVLTHGNGPQVGALLRQQETSDAPERPLDVLVAETQAQIGYLLQQALHERVDASVASVVTQVAVDPEDPAFGDSSKPIGPYLSAEQAREREFETAEVTTPEGETAYRRVVPSPEPTRVLEGERIESLGADGAPVVCGGGGGVPVAVADGDIEGVAAVVDKDHTTRLVAERVAADVLVMATDVPCVYTDFGTPEQSRIEDATATELREHLAGGEFGEGSMQPKVRACLRFLDAGGERAAVAETEDIAAAVAGDAGTQIRPG; encoded by the coding sequence ATGCGAACGGTCGTCGCGCTCGGCGGGAACGCGCTCGCGCCGGGCGGCGAAGCCACGATAGCCGCCCAGCGCGAGCGAATCGAGGCGACCGCCGACGAACTCCGAGCACTCCACGACGAGGGCCACGGCCTCGTGTTGACCCACGGGAACGGCCCGCAGGTCGGCGCGCTGCTCCGCCAACAGGAGACCTCGGACGCGCCCGAGCGCCCCCTCGACGTGCTCGTCGCGGAGACGCAGGCCCAAATCGGCTACCTCCTCCAGCAGGCCCTCCACGAGCGCGTCGACGCCAGCGTCGCGTCGGTCGTCACCCAAGTAGCGGTCGACCCCGAGGACCCGGCGTTCGGCGATTCGTCGAAGCCAATCGGCCCGTACCTGAGCGCTGAGCAGGCCCGCGAGCGCGAGTTCGAGACGGCAGAAGTGACGACGCCCGAGGGCGAGACGGCGTACCGGCGGGTCGTCCCGTCCCCCGAGCCGACGCGAGTGCTGGAGGGCGAGCGCATCGAGAGCCTCGGCGCGGACGGCGCACCCGTCGTCTGCGGCGGCGGTGGCGGCGTCCCGGTGGCCGTCGCGGACGGCGACATCGAGGGAGTAGCGGCGGTCGTCGACAAGGACCACACGACGCGGCTCGTCGCCGAGCGCGTGGCTGCCGACGTACTGGTGATGGCGACGGACGTCCCCTGTGTCTACACGGACTTCGGGACGCCCGAGCAGTCGCGTATCGAGGACGCGACCGCCACGGAGCTGCGCGAACACCTCGCCGGCGGCGAGTTCGGCGAGGGGAGCATGCAGCCGAAAGTGCGGGCGTGTCTGCGGTTTCTCGACGCGGGCGGCGAGCGCGCGGCCGTCGCGGAAACCGAGGATATTGCTGCGGCGGTCGCGGGCGACGCCGGCACGCAGATTCGCCCCGGTTAG